A window of Lentisphaera araneosa HTCC2155 contains these coding sequences:
- a CDS encoding ferredoxin — MPKLKHKRPECIGCCLCAETAPSYFYMDDEGLAQLHDFRSEGVFQVVEAFEMDRPELEEAVRGCPVNIISLD, encoded by the coding sequence ATGCCTAAGCTTAAGCATAAGCGTCCAGAATGTATTGGTTGCTGTCTCTGTGCGGAGACGGCACCAAGTTATTTTTATATGGATGATGAGGGCTTAGCTCAATTGCATGATTTCCGTTCTGAGGGAGTTTTTCAAGTTGTGGAAGCTTTTGAGATGGATCGGCCAGAATTGGAAGAAGCCGTTCGAGGCTGCCCAGTCAACATTATTTCTTTGGATTAA
- a CDS encoding peptidase U32 family protein, with translation MKFENVELLAPAGCYASLNAAVQNGANAVYFGLAQLNMRARARRSFHTEDLPEIIRICREGGVKSYLTLNTLLYEHDLKLCRKMLETAKEEGVSGVILSDMAAVQMANELDIEVHLSTQLSISNYESLKFYAPYCDRVVLARELNLTMISSIYQKIQDQGLSGRNGKEMEIEAFAHGALCIAVSGRCGMSLYTSNASANRGACEQNCRKEYIVTDTEGKQLKVDNNFIMSPNDINTIDFVDQLLESGVRVFKIEGRGRSPEYVATVIKAYRAAIDAVQDGVYGPDFVKALMPELEKVYNRGFSSGYYLGREQGWAEADGNKSPYRKIYVGPIKHYFSKAGIAEVESCAGTLKLEDEYVIVGKTTGAVQGTVTEMRSSQNGEMLATESIAKGDLFTFPHAEKIRPGDKLYKLEKIDA, from the coding sequence ATGAAATTCGAAAACGTAGAACTTTTAGCTCCCGCAGGTTGTTATGCATCATTGAATGCCGCGGTCCAAAATGGAGCGAATGCCGTATATTTTGGTTTAGCACAACTGAATATGCGAGCGCGTGCCCGCCGTTCTTTTCATACAGAAGATTTACCCGAGATTATCCGTATTTGCCGTGAAGGAGGCGTGAAGTCTTATTTAACACTGAATACCTTGCTTTATGAGCATGACCTCAAACTTTGCCGCAAGATGCTAGAGACAGCCAAAGAAGAAGGAGTGAGTGGTGTGATTCTTTCAGATATGGCTGCAGTACAAATGGCCAATGAACTCGATATCGAGGTTCACTTATCAACTCAGCTTTCGATTTCCAATTACGAATCACTCAAGTTTTACGCGCCTTATTGCGATCGCGTTGTTTTGGCTCGTGAATTGAATTTAACGATGATTTCTAGCATTTATCAAAAAATTCAAGATCAGGGCTTAAGCGGTCGCAATGGTAAGGAAATGGAGATTGAGGCCTTTGCGCATGGCGCACTTTGTATTGCCGTTTCAGGGCGTTGTGGCATGTCTCTCTATACCTCGAATGCTTCGGCAAATCGTGGGGCCTGTGAGCAGAATTGCCGCAAAGAATACATAGTCACTGATACAGAGGGTAAGCAGCTCAAAGTTGACAACAACTTCATTATGTCTCCCAACGATATTAATACGATTGATTTTGTTGACCAACTACTAGAAAGTGGTGTTCGCGTCTTTAAAATTGAAGGGCGTGGCCGTTCACCTGAGTACGTAGCAACAGTGATCAAAGCGTATCGTGCGGCAATTGATGCAGTACAAGACGGGGTTTACGGTCCGGACTTTGTGAAAGCTTTAATGCCAGAGCTCGAAAAAGTGTATAATCGAGGCTTTTCTTCGGGATATTACCTTGGGCGTGAACAAGGTTGGGCTGAAGCGGATGGCAACAAATCGCCGTACCGTAAAATTTATGTAGGCCCAATTAAACACTATTTCTCAAAGGCAGGCATAGCTGAAGTGGAGAGTTGCGCAGGTACCTTAAAACTTGAAGATGAGTATGTGATTGTGGGGAAAACAACGGGTGCAGTTCAAGGAACTGTAACTGAAATGCGTTCTTCGCAAAATGGTGAAATGCTGGCAACCGAGAGTATTGCCAAAGGCGATTTGTTTACATTCCCACACGCCGAAAAAATTCGACCGGGTGATAAGCTCTATAAGCTGGAAAAAATAGATGCCTAA
- a CDS encoding rhodanese-related sulfurtransferase — MYTVCALYKFVRLENYQEMREPLHQVMESNEVRGTLLLADEGINGTIAGSAKGIEAVLNYLEIDCALKPIEYKNSFTEKAPFKRTKVKLKKEIVTMGVQGIDPLQSVGTYVKPSEWNDLISDPQVVLIDTRNDYEIGIGTFQNAVNPNTESFREFPQYVKENLDPEKNKKVAMFCTGGIRCEKSTAYLKEQGFDEVYHLQGGILKYLEEVPKEETMWQGECFVFDDRVAVNHDLEKGQYDMCHACRFPITQEDQQHELFELGVSCPHCHGKTSDAEKARFRERQHQMELAEKRGENHIGSDAIRSAQARQQAKIDKKKHDREQKLRQAQKKS; from the coding sequence TGGAACACTGCTTCTCGCCGATGAAGGCATCAATGGAACGATTGCGGGTTCCGCAAAAGGTATTGAAGCGGTTCTGAATTATCTCGAAATTGACTGTGCCCTGAAGCCTATTGAATATAAAAATTCATTTACCGAGAAGGCGCCGTTTAAGCGTACGAAAGTGAAACTCAAAAAAGAAATTGTCACCATGGGCGTTCAGGGGATAGATCCTTTGCAATCAGTGGGGACATATGTTAAGCCAAGCGAGTGGAATGATTTAATTTCTGATCCCCAAGTTGTTTTAATTGATACGCGAAATGATTATGAGATTGGCATTGGAACCTTTCAAAATGCAGTGAATCCCAATACGGAAAGTTTTCGTGAGTTCCCGCAATACGTCAAAGAAAATTTAGATCCTGAAAAAAATAAAAAAGTAGCCATGTTTTGTACAGGTGGCATACGCTGTGAAAAGTCTACGGCGTATTTAAAAGAACAGGGTTTTGACGAAGTTTATCACTTGCAGGGTGGTATCCTAAAGTACCTTGAAGAAGTCCCTAAAGAAGAGACAATGTGGCAAGGCGAATGCTTTGTGTTCGATGATCGTGTTGCGGTCAATCACGATCTTGAGAAAGGTCAGTATGATATGTGCCACGCTTGCCGTTTTCCGATCACTCAAGAAGATCAACAACACGAGCTTTTTGAGCTTGGTGTAAGTTGCCCTCATTGTCACGGGAAAACATCTGATGCCGAGAAAGCGCGTTTCCGCGAACGTCAGCACCAAATGGAGCTCGCCGAGAAGCGTGGTGAAAACCATATTGGTTCCGATGCGATTCGTTCAGCACAGGCACGTCAACAAGCGAAGATTGACAAGAAAAAGCATGATAGAGAACAGAAATTGCGCCAAGCGCAAAAGAAGTCTTAA